In Myxocyprinus asiaticus isolate MX2 ecotype Aquarium Trade chromosome 16, UBuf_Myxa_2, whole genome shotgun sequence, a single window of DNA contains:
- the LOC127454420 gene encoding CMRF35-like molecule 8 isoform X2, which produces MIGKFLIIFILYSVLCDTLCELSVTGYVGQTANIDCTYAQENTFYPKYFFKISPGRNIKSIYTLKGRKFLRDGRVSMHDYYQRKVFQVTIDTLTENDVGLYACAVGKGHSVETFVLVKLSVMTASQPQEKTVRPSVECTDRSHSNMTTGLFTSTLSAVTEMSKEYKQSTASSDWMRIPLIVVISVLIVTLLAFGLTLFFCQKNRRGSEVSALQNTRYRKSANTRTDNYEIGQKTENVYNQSDSSKCQNSIYQTLHLNQPDPIYQCLNIKTNRRN; this is translated from the exons ATGATTGGCAAATTTTTGATCATCTTCATTCTCTACTCAG TTCTTTGTGATACACTTTGTGAACTCAGTGTAACTGGATATGTGGGTCAAACAGCCAATATTGACTGCACTTATGCACAAGAGAACACCTTCTACCCAAAATACTTCTTCAAAATATCACCAGGACGCAATATCAAATCCATTTACACATTAAAAGGAAGAAAGTTTCTCCGTGATGGCAGAGTATCTATGCATGATTATTATCAGAGGAAAGTTTTTCAAGTAACAATAGATACCCTGACTGAAAATGATGTTGGACTTTATGCTTGTGCAGTTGGCAAAGGTCATAGTGTGGAAACTTTTGTTCTGGTCAAACTTTCAGTGATGACAG CTTCTCAACCACAAGAAAAGACAGTCAGACCCTCTGTCGAATGCACAGACAGATCACACAGCAACATGACGACAG GACTGTTCACATCAACACTGTCAGCTGTTACTGAAATGTCCAAAGAATACAAACAGTCAACAGCATCATCAG ATTGGATGAGGATTCCTCTTATTGTTGTTATCTCTGTTCTGATTGTGACTCTACTCGCCTTTGGACTAACACTGTTCTTCTGCCAAAAAAATAGGAGAGGAT CAGAAGTGTCGGCATTGCAAAACACAAGGTACAGGAAGAGTGCAAATACACGG ACTGATAATTATGAAATTGGCCAGAAGACTGAAAACGTGTACAATCAATCAGACAGTAGCAAGTGCCAAAACTCGATCTACCAGACTCTACACCTGAATCAGCCTGATCCAATTTATCAATGTCTAAACATTAAAACTAACAGAAGAAACTAG
- the LOC127454420 gene encoding CMRF35-like molecule 8 isoform X3, whose translation MKNNDWQIFDHLHSLLSVAVLCDTLCELSVTGYVGQTANIDCTYAQENTFYPKYFFKISPGRNIKSIYTLKGRKFLRDGRVSMHDYYQRKVFQVTIDTLTENDVGLYACAVGKGHSVETFVLVKLSVMTASQPQEKTVRPSVECTDRSHSNMTTGLFTSTLSAVTEMSKEYKQSTASSAEVSALQNTRYRKSANTRTDNYEIGQKTENVYNQSDSSKCQNSIYQTLHLNQPDPIYQCLNIKTNRRN comes from the exons ATGAAAAACAATGATTGGCAAATTTTTGATCATCTTCATTCTCTACTCAG tGTTGCAGTTCTTTGTGATACACTTTGTGAACTCAGTGTAACTGGATATGTGGGTCAAACAGCCAATATTGACTGCACTTATGCACAAGAGAACACCTTCTACCCAAAATACTTCTTCAAAATATCACCAGGACGCAATATCAAATCCATTTACACATTAAAAGGAAGAAAGTTTCTCCGTGATGGCAGAGTATCTATGCATGATTATTATCAGAGGAAAGTTTTTCAAGTAACAATAGATACCCTGACTGAAAATGATGTTGGACTTTATGCTTGTGCAGTTGGCAAAGGTCATAGTGTGGAAACTTTTGTTCTGGTCAAACTTTCAGTGATGACAG CTTCTCAACCACAAGAAAAGACAGTCAGACCCTCTGTCGAATGCACAGACAGATCACACAGCAACATGACGACAG GACTGTTCACATCAACACTGTCAGCTGTTACTGAAATGTCCAAAGAATACAAACAGTCAACAGCATCATCAG CAGAAGTGTCGGCATTGCAAAACACAAGGTACAGGAAGAGTGCAAATACACGG ACTGATAATTATGAAATTGGCCAGAAGACTGAAAACGTGTACAATCAATCAGACAGTAGCAAGTGCCAAAACTCGATCTACCAGACTCTACACCTGAATCAGCCTGATCCAATTTATCAATGTCTAAACATTAAAACTAACAGAAGAAACTAG
- the LOC127454420 gene encoding CMRF35-like molecule 8 isoform X1 encodes MKNNDWQIFDHLHSLLSVAVLCDTLCELSVTGYVGQTANIDCTYAQENTFYPKYFFKISPGRNIKSIYTLKGRKFLRDGRVSMHDYYQRKVFQVTIDTLTENDVGLYACAVGKGHSVETFVLVKLSVMTASQPQEKTVRPSVECTDRSHSNMTTGLFTSTLSAVTEMSKEYKQSTASSDWMRIPLIVVISVLIVTLLAFGLTLFFCQKNRRGSEVSALQNTRYRKSANTRTDNYEIGQKTENVYNQSDSSKCQNSIYQTLHLNQPDPIYQCLNIKTNRRN; translated from the exons ATGAAAAACAATGATTGGCAAATTTTTGATCATCTTCATTCTCTACTCAG tGTTGCAGTTCTTTGTGATACACTTTGTGAACTCAGTGTAACTGGATATGTGGGTCAAACAGCCAATATTGACTGCACTTATGCACAAGAGAACACCTTCTACCCAAAATACTTCTTCAAAATATCACCAGGACGCAATATCAAATCCATTTACACATTAAAAGGAAGAAAGTTTCTCCGTGATGGCAGAGTATCTATGCATGATTATTATCAGAGGAAAGTTTTTCAAGTAACAATAGATACCCTGACTGAAAATGATGTTGGACTTTATGCTTGTGCAGTTGGCAAAGGTCATAGTGTGGAAACTTTTGTTCTGGTCAAACTTTCAGTGATGACAG CTTCTCAACCACAAGAAAAGACAGTCAGACCCTCTGTCGAATGCACAGACAGATCACACAGCAACATGACGACAG GACTGTTCACATCAACACTGTCAGCTGTTACTGAAATGTCCAAAGAATACAAACAGTCAACAGCATCATCAG ATTGGATGAGGATTCCTCTTATTGTTGTTATCTCTGTTCTGATTGTGACTCTACTCGCCTTTGGACTAACACTGTTCTTCTGCCAAAAAAATAGGAGAGGAT CAGAAGTGTCGGCATTGCAAAACACAAGGTACAGGAAGAGTGCAAATACACGG ACTGATAATTATGAAATTGGCCAGAAGACTGAAAACGTGTACAATCAATCAGACAGTAGCAAGTGCCAAAACTCGATCTACCAGACTCTACACCTGAATCAGCCTGATCCAATTTATCAATGTCTAAACATTAAAACTAACAGAAGAAACTAG